A genome region from Segatella copri includes the following:
- a CDS encoding nucleotidyltransferase family protein encodes MMQAMIFAAGLGTRLKPLTDRIPKALVSVGGEPLLKRVIFQLKDAGFTRIVVNVHHFSQQIIDYLRAHDNFGMDIRISDESEKLLETGGGIRKAWPLFNQSEPILIHNVDILSNVDLKKFYQMESRDMIAARLMVSERKTKRYLLFDDSMRLVGWTNIETGEVKSPYPDLNPKDYKMYAFSGIHMVAPSLFPLMEEEPDKFPIMDFYLKHCDKVRIEGYVKNDLKLMDVGKQETLKEAEAFLKSLVNSL; translated from the coding sequence ATGATGCAAGCAATGATATTCGCAGCAGGTTTGGGCACTCGCCTTAAGCCACTTACCGACCGCATTCCGAAGGCTCTGGTAAGTGTCGGGGGAGAACCTTTGCTCAAACGTGTCATCTTTCAGTTGAAGGATGCCGGTTTCACTCGCATTGTAGTGAACGTGCATCATTTCTCCCAACAAATTATCGATTATCTCAGAGCACATGATAACTTCGGTATGGACATCCGTATCAGTGATGAGAGTGAAAAGCTGCTCGAAACGGGTGGAGGTATCCGGAAGGCATGGCCGCTCTTCAACCAGTCAGAGCCTATTCTTATCCACAACGTGGATATTCTCAGTAATGTAGATCTGAAGAAATTCTACCAGATGGAGAGCAGGGATATGATTGCTGCCCGCCTGATGGTGAGCGAACGCAAGACCAAGCGCTATCTGCTCTTTGATGACAGCATGCGACTGGTGGGATGGACGAATATAGAAACGGGCGAGGTGAAGAGTCCTTATCCTGATCTCAATCCCAAAGATTATAAAATGTATGCTTTCTCGGGCATCCACATGGTTGCCCCATCGCTCTTTCCATTGATGGAGGAGGAACCGGACAAGTTCCCTATCATGGACTTCTATCTGAAGCATTGCGACAAGGTGCGCATAGAGGGATATGTAAAGAACGACCTCAAGCTGATGGATGTGGGAAAGCAGGAGACGCTGAAAGAGGCGGAAGCATTCCTGAAATCGTTAGTTAATAGTTTATAG